Proteins from a genomic interval of Planifilum fimeticola:
- a CDS encoding nucleotidyltransferase family protein, whose amino-acid sequence METGVFAVILAAGTSSRMGRPKQLLDWGGVPLLQAVIRKVLDHPFSEVIAVIGYRAAEIQSAIRIEDGRFRWVVNRRYSSGQSSSLLAGVRSGKGHSSMIFLGDLPLLEGETIRRIAEEGISRLRLGDSSEPAVVRPSFRGVPGHPVFLGNCRRIDWVRLRGDTGARGLLCHVRNRTLLPVEDPGVVMDVDTPQAYESLRLLAFPSQE is encoded by the coding sequence ATGGAAACGGGCGTGTTTGCCGTCATCCTTGCGGCGGGGACGTCTTCCCGGATGGGAAGGCCGAAGCAGCTCCTCGACTGGGGAGGTGTCCCGCTGCTCCAGGCGGTGATCCGCAAGGTGCTGGACCACCCCTTTTCGGAAGTGATCGCCGTCATCGGTTACCGCGCGGCGGAGATCCAAAGCGCGATCCGGATCGAAGACGGACGCTTCCGCTGGGTCGTCAACCGCCGTTACTCCTCCGGGCAGAGCAGTTCGCTTCTGGCCGGGGTGAGATCCGGGAAGGGCCATTCGTCGATGATCTTTTTGGGGGATTTGCCCCTGCTCGAGGGCGAGACGATTCGCCGCATTGCCGAAGAGGGCATATCCAGGCTCCGGCTGGGGGATTCCTCGGAGCCCGCGGTGGTCCGCCCGTCCTTTCGCGGAGTTCCGGGGCATCCGGTTTTTCTCGGGAATTGCCGGAGGATCGATTGGGTCCGACTGAGGGGAGATACGGGGGCAAGGGGATTGCTTTGCCACGTGCGGAACCGGACCCTTCTTCCCGTGGAGGATCCCGGGGTCGTCATGGATGTGGACACCCCGCAGGCCTACGAAAGCCTTCGGCTTCTCGCCTTTCCTTCGCAGGAATGA
- a CDS encoding XdhC family protein, with the protein MSGQREKELYESWLRCLREGRAAVLARLLESSSPDLQAGARLFIPEEGEPMGDLGDPSLNRLVIERAREKLATLYPRSETCPVSLPGGEQVQVFFDINLPPFELMIFGAGHDAVPVAKFALELGFRTTVVDPRPAYATGERFPGSRIILADRHSWEEKVTVGRRTFVLVMNHHLERDRAAIRFALNSPAPYVGVLGPRSRRERMLEALEKEGVRFEKEQLSRMYSPVGLDIGAETPEEVAVSILAEVLAFRSGHKGGFLRERSRDSIHQPL; encoded by the coding sequence GTGAGCGGGCAAAGGGAAAAGGAGCTCTATGAATCGTGGCTCCGCTGTCTCAGGGAGGGGCGGGCCGCGGTGCTCGCCCGCCTTCTGGAATCCTCTTCGCCGGATCTTCAGGCGGGCGCCCGCCTCTTCATCCCCGAGGAGGGGGAGCCCATGGGAGATCTGGGGGACCCCTCCCTGAACCGGTTGGTGATCGAACGGGCCCGGGAAAAACTGGCCACCTTGTACCCGCGTTCGGAAACCTGTCCCGTTTCCCTGCCCGGAGGAGAACAGGTGCAGGTGTTTTTCGACATCAACCTCCCTCCCTTCGAGCTGATGATTTTCGGCGCCGGCCACGATGCCGTTCCCGTGGCCAAGTTTGCCCTGGAGCTGGGATTCCGCACGACGGTGGTGGATCCGAGGCCGGCGTACGCCACCGGGGAGCGCTTTCCGGGAAGCCGGATCATCCTGGCCGATCGCCATTCGTGGGAGGAAAAGGTGACGGTTGGGCGGCGGACGTTTGTATTGGTGATGAATCACCACCTGGAGCGGGATCGGGCCGCCATCCGCTTCGCCTTGAATTCGCCCGCTCCCTACGTGGGTGTGCTCGGACCCAGGTCCCGCCGGGAGCGGATGCTGGAGGCCCTCGAAAAGGAAGGGGTCCGCTTCGAAAAGGAGCAGCTGTCCCGGATGTACAGTCCGGTCGGTCTCGACATCGGCGCCGAAACTCCGGAGGAAGTGGCGGTCAGCATCTTGGCCGAGGTGTTGGCCTTTCGCAGCGGCCATAAGGGCGGCTTTCTGCGGGAGCGCAGCCGGGACAGCATCCATCAGCCCCTGTGA
- a CDS encoding XdhC family protein translates to MKENRDIARAMEEAKRAGRKVALATVVRVKGSAYRREGAKLLIDEEGNTVGVISGGCLEPDVAEVAKKVMADGRPVLKSYELDEELVWGLGLGCPGTVDIWIEPVPDTDVPRTLREARKAEGLEGREESS, encoded by the coding sequence GTGAAGGAGAATCGGGACATTGCCCGGGCGATGGAGGAAGCGAAGCGGGCGGGCCGGAAGGTGGCATTGGCCACCGTCGTCCGCGTGAAGGGGTCCGCTTATCGCCGAGAGGGCGCCAAACTGCTGATCGATGAGGAAGGAAACACCGTCGGCGTAATTTCCGGCGGTTGCCTGGAACCGGATGTGGCGGAGGTGGCGAAAAAGGTGATGGCCGACGGGCGACCCGTCCTCAAGAGCTACGAGTTGGACGAGGAACTGGTTTGGGGGCTGGGGTTGGGTTGTCCGGGAACCGTCGACATCTGGATCGAGCCGGTTCCGGACACGGATGTCCCGCGCACCCTTCGCGAGGCGCGGAAAGCGGAAGGGCTTGAGGGAAGGGAGGAATCCTCGTGA